A region of Lycium barbarum isolate Lr01 chromosome 3, ASM1917538v2, whole genome shotgun sequence DNA encodes the following proteins:
- the LOC132632626 gene encoding cleavage stimulating factor 64 isoform X2, protein MATSDSQRRCVFVGNIPYDATEEQLIQICEEVGPVVSFRLVIDRETGKPKGYGFCEYKDEETALSARRNLQGYEINGRQLRVDFAENDKNSDRNREQGRGGPGMVANADPKKHIGGPAVPVDSALQQPLGMSVAMTAAAVMSGALGAAQSGSSFGQSGVDPLTLHMSKLSRSQLNDVMSEFKAMCSQNKEQTRQLLLAIPNLSKALFQAQLILGMVTQPMLQTPNIRQAAAPQLQPLLLDSQRSQQQATQSLPGLPPLPPNLLPQARPQVQLAQPGQNQVLHSQFPSPSRIGPPMQPQVNVSVNPPIQVGTSSAIKQQMQPPFSQQAGPVASTSFTYNNQLGTTNTSYHRPPSMRPQLLEQGFQGSPSAISGVLDNMNKDSRRPQAPNNSSLITRPAYPSGLPEEKRGASNNLDLLSRPLKQARLNDGISYALPVASVSTSLPGPSTQVSVAAEVSNPDKQASQLPSDVESALLQQVLSLTPEQLSSLPPDQQQQVIQLQQMLQQPT, encoded by the exons ATGGCCACTTCTGATTCTCAGCGTCGCTGCGTCTTTG TTGGGAATATACCATATGATGCTACTGAGGAACAACTAATTCAAATCTGTGAGGAAGTTGGACCAGTTGTTTCCTTCAG ATTAGTGATTGATAGAGAAACTGGGAAACCAAAAGGTTATGGATTCTGCGAATACAAGGATGAAGAGACTGCCTTGAGTGCTCGTCGCAACCTTCAGGGGTACGAGATAAATGGTCGGCAGCTAAGAGTTGATTTTGCTGAAAATGATAAGAATTCTGACAGAAATCGTGAACAG GGTCGCGGTGGACCTGGCATGGTCGCGAATGCTG ATCCCAAAAAGCACATAGGGGGACCAGCTGTCCCCGTGGATTCTGCACTTCAGCAACCATTAGGCATGTCGGTAGCTATGACTGCTGCAGCCGTTATGTCAGGAGCTCTTGGAGCTGCTCAGAGTGGCAGCTCATTCGGTCAGTCTGGAGTAGATCCTTTAACACTACATATGTCCAAATTGTCTAGGAGCCAACTGAATGATGTTATGTCTGAGTTTAAG GCGATGTGTTCACAAAACAAGGAACAGACACGCCAACTGCTGCTAGCAATTCCAAATTTGTCAAAAGCTCTTTTTCAG GCACAACTAATACTGGGAATGGTAACCCAACCAATG TTGCAGACGCCAAATATTCGACAAGCTGCTGCTCCTCAGCTGCAGCCATTGTTACTAGATAGTCAGCGAAGTCAACAACAAGCAACTCAGTCTCTTCCTGGGTTACCCCCACTTCCCCCAAATTTGCTCCCTCAGGCACGGCCTCAGGTTCAACTGGCGCAACCAGGGCAGAACCAAGTTTTGCACAGTCAGTTTCCCTCGCCTTCTAGAATCGGTCCACCAATGCAACCCCAGGTCAATGTGTCAGTTAACCCACCAATTCAGGTGGGAACTTCCTCTGCTATAAAGCAGCAAATGCAGCCGCCTTTCTCACAACAAGCTGGGCCTGTTGCATCTACGAGTTTTACATATAATAATCAGCTGGGGACAACAAATACAAGCTATCATCGTCCTCCGTCAATGCGTCCCCAATTATTGGAACAAGGTTTTCAG GGAAGCCCTTCAGCCATTTCTGGTGTCTTGGATAATATGAATAAAGACTCTCGACGACCCCAGGCTCCTAATAATTCATCTTTGATTACCAGACCAGCTTACCCTTCAGGTTTGCCTGAGGAGAAGAGAGGGGCATCTAATAATCTAGATCTTCTGAGTCGGCCATTGAAACAGGCAAGGCTAAATGATGGAATAAGTTATGCCTTGCCTGTTGCAAGTGTATCTACGTCCCTGCCAGGACCCTCGACTCAAGTTTCAGTTGCAGCGGAAGTGTCAAACCCTGATAAACAAGCTAGTCAG CTTCCCTCGGACGTAGAGTCTGCCTTGCTGCAACAAGTACTGAGTCTCACTCCTGAACAGTTAAGTTCACTGCCACCAGATCAGCAGCAGCAGGTCATTCAGCTCCAACAGATGCTTCAGCAGCCAACATAG
- the LOC132632627 gene encoding CRAL-TRIO domain-containing protein C365.01: protein MAFQLVFRPPLGRHLVKATLVANKPHGYSSLCIRNCVAIDPQKSQKLVLDVKERLEKEYTDLPVGRNGRDDEEMILWFLKDRKFSVDDAVSKLHKAIRWRREFGVKNLSEESVKSIAETGKAYVHDNFDVYGRPVLIVNASKHFPQKQDPDEDEKLCVFLIEKALSRLPTGKQDILGIIDLREFGTENADLKFLTFLFDVFYYYYPRRLGQVLFVEAPFVFKPLWQLVKPMLKQYASLARFCSGKEVREEYFTEETVPASFRK from the exons ATGGCATTCCAGTTGGTTTTTAGACCTCCACTAGGTCGCCATCTTGTCAAAGCTACTCTTGTTGCCAATAAACCCCATGGATATAGCAGCTTATGTATTCGGAATTGCGTCGCAATAGACCCTCAGAAATCCCAAAAG TTAGTGCTGGATGTAAAGGAGAGACTTGAAAAAGAATATACTGATCTCCCGGTGGGAAGAAATGGAAGAGATGATGAGGAGATGATTTTATGGTTCCTGAAGGATCGCAAATTCTCTGTTGATGATGCTGTTTCCAAGCTGCATAAAGCCATT AGATGGCGTCGTGAATTTGGTGTAAAAAATTTGTCAGAAGAGTCAGTTAAAAGTATTGCTGAAACTGGAAAAGCATACGTGCACGACAATTTTGATGTCTATGGAAGACCAGTCTTGATAGTGAACGCATCAAAGCATTTTCCTCAG AAGCAGGATCCTGATGAAGATGAGAAGTTATGTGTCTTTCTAATTGAGAAGGCATTGAGCAGACTTCCCACTGGCAAACAAGACATACTTGGTATAATTGATCTGAGAGAGTTTGGAACGGAGAATGCAGATCTTAAGTTCCTTACTTTTTTG TTTGATGTTTTCTACTACTATTATCCAAGACGATTAGGTCAGGTTCTTTTTGTTGAAGCTCCTTTTGTGTTCAAACCGCTGTGGCAGCTTGTCAAACCCATGCTCAAGCAATATGCTTCATTG GCGAGATTTTGCTCCGGAAAGGAGGTCAGAGAGGAGTATTTTACAGAAGAGACAGTCCCGGCTAGTTTTAGAAAATGA
- the LOC132632626 gene encoding cleavage stimulating factor 64 isoform X1: protein MATSDSQRRCVFVGNIPYDATEEQLIQICEEVGPVVSFRLVIDRETGKPKGYGFCEYKDEETALSARRNLQGYEINGRQLRVDFAENDKNSDRNREQGRGGPGMVANADPKKHIGGPAVPVDSALQQPLGMSVAMTAAAVMSGALGAAQSGSSFGQSGVDPLTLHMSKLSRSQLNDVMSEFKAMCSQNKEQTRQLLLAIPNLSKALFQAQLILGMVTQPMLQTPNIRQAAAPQLQPLLLDSQRSQQQATQSLPGLPPLPPNLLPQARPQVQLAQPGQNQVLHSQFPSPSRIGPPMQPQVNVSVNPPIQVGTSSAIKQQMQPPFSQQAGPVASTSFTYNNQLGTTNTSYHRPPSMRPQLLEQGFQGSPSAISGVLDNMNKDSRRPQAPNNSSLITRPAYPSGLPEEKRGASNNLDLLSRPLKQARLNDGISYALPVASVSTSLPGPSTQVSVAAEVSNPDKQASQVQLPSDVESALLQQVLSLTPEQLSSLPPDQQQQVIQLQQMLQQPT from the exons ATGGCCACTTCTGATTCTCAGCGTCGCTGCGTCTTTG TTGGGAATATACCATATGATGCTACTGAGGAACAACTAATTCAAATCTGTGAGGAAGTTGGACCAGTTGTTTCCTTCAG ATTAGTGATTGATAGAGAAACTGGGAAACCAAAAGGTTATGGATTCTGCGAATACAAGGATGAAGAGACTGCCTTGAGTGCTCGTCGCAACCTTCAGGGGTACGAGATAAATGGTCGGCAGCTAAGAGTTGATTTTGCTGAAAATGATAAGAATTCTGACAGAAATCGTGAACAG GGTCGCGGTGGACCTGGCATGGTCGCGAATGCTG ATCCCAAAAAGCACATAGGGGGACCAGCTGTCCCCGTGGATTCTGCACTTCAGCAACCATTAGGCATGTCGGTAGCTATGACTGCTGCAGCCGTTATGTCAGGAGCTCTTGGAGCTGCTCAGAGTGGCAGCTCATTCGGTCAGTCTGGAGTAGATCCTTTAACACTACATATGTCCAAATTGTCTAGGAGCCAACTGAATGATGTTATGTCTGAGTTTAAG GCGATGTGTTCACAAAACAAGGAACAGACACGCCAACTGCTGCTAGCAATTCCAAATTTGTCAAAAGCTCTTTTTCAG GCACAACTAATACTGGGAATGGTAACCCAACCAATG TTGCAGACGCCAAATATTCGACAAGCTGCTGCTCCTCAGCTGCAGCCATTGTTACTAGATAGTCAGCGAAGTCAACAACAAGCAACTCAGTCTCTTCCTGGGTTACCCCCACTTCCCCCAAATTTGCTCCCTCAGGCACGGCCTCAGGTTCAACTGGCGCAACCAGGGCAGAACCAAGTTTTGCACAGTCAGTTTCCCTCGCCTTCTAGAATCGGTCCACCAATGCAACCCCAGGTCAATGTGTCAGTTAACCCACCAATTCAGGTGGGAACTTCCTCTGCTATAAAGCAGCAAATGCAGCCGCCTTTCTCACAACAAGCTGGGCCTGTTGCATCTACGAGTTTTACATATAATAATCAGCTGGGGACAACAAATACAAGCTATCATCGTCCTCCGTCAATGCGTCCCCAATTATTGGAACAAGGTTTTCAG GGAAGCCCTTCAGCCATTTCTGGTGTCTTGGATAATATGAATAAAGACTCTCGACGACCCCAGGCTCCTAATAATTCATCTTTGATTACCAGACCAGCTTACCCTTCAGGTTTGCCTGAGGAGAAGAGAGGGGCATCTAATAATCTAGATCTTCTGAGTCGGCCATTGAAACAGGCAAGGCTAAATGATGGAATAAGTTATGCCTTGCCTGTTGCAAGTGTATCTACGTCCCTGCCAGGACCCTCGACTCAAGTTTCAGTTGCAGCGGAAGTGTCAAACCCTGATAAACAAGCTAGTCAG GTGCAGCTTCCCTCGGACGTAGAGTCTGCCTTGCTGCAACAAGTACTGAGTCTCACTCCTGAACAGTTAAGTTCACTGCCACCAGATCAGCAGCAGCAGGTCATTCAGCTCCAACAGATGCTTCAGCAGCCAACATAG
- the LOC132632625 gene encoding plant UBX domain-containing protein 10-like → MSSSSGRATGQSYNGIVRRMVNLPRNIMGGFSRVMDQGMDLMGIGGRRNQQHQLPHPNSPYQHPYEFPFQDPLDFPTQNYPHDPSMVQEEWAFLTTFEQQYGTEHPFFYACKFMDALKIAKDEHKFLFVYFHSPQHPFTPSFCSETLCCDLVVQFLDANYVCWGALADRGEGLQMATTLKASSFPFCALVAPAPGDSIAVLQQLEGPVSPAELVEILQRTMEEQGLAFGSGRAREQEKLRADRRLREEQDVAFIASLQIDEEKEKLKNIMPLYRNSKPEHVPNKSNLEKPKQNPTIQTSKQKEATSAKVTMQNPSLSQPSKKKESIFSKATMQDPTQSHSSKEEEPSIASTGKNAPVTQIAIRFPNGERREQSFSSTDKIQAIFRHIDSLGLPGVENYRLISNFPRKVYGVDQMGVTLKDAGLHPKASLFLELL, encoded by the exons ATGTCTTCTTCAAGTGGAAGAGCAACAGGGCAATCCTACAATGGTATTGTAAGAAGAATGGTGAATCTTCCTCGTAACATTATGGGTGGATTTTCAAGAGTAATGGATCAAGGAATGGACCTAATGGGAATTGGAGGAAGAAGAAATCAGCAACACCAATTACCACACCCAAATTCCCCTTACCAACACCCTTATGAATTCCCTTTTCAAGATCCACTTGATTTCCCTACACAAAATTACCCACATGACCCTTCAATGGTCCAAGAAGAATGGGCATTTTTAaccacttttgagcagcaatatGGCACTGAACATCCATTTTTCTATGCCTGTAAATTCATGGATGCACTAAAGATAGCTAAGGATGAGCACAAGTTCTTGTTTGTGTACTTTCACTCTCCACAGCACCCTTTTACACCTTCTTTCTGCAGTGAAACATTGTGTTGCGACCTTGTGGTACAGTTTCTTGATGCAAATTATGTTTGTTGGGGTGCACTTGCTGATAGAGGAGAGGGTTTGCAGATGGCAACAACTTTAAAGGCTTCAAGTTTTCCTTTTTGTGCCCTTGTGGCTCCTGCTCCTGGAGATAGCATAGCTGTGCTGCAACAG TTGGAGGGTCCAGTCTCCCCAGCTGAATTAGTGGAGATATTACAAAGAACAATGGAAGAACAAGGATTGGCTTTTGGCAGTGGAAGGGCCAGAGAGCAGGAAAAGTTAAGGGCGGATCGCCGACTAAGAGAAGAACAAGATGTAGCTTTCATTGCATCTCTTCAGATTGATGAG GAGAAAGAGAAACTCAAGAACATAATGCCCTTATATCGGAATTCAAAACCAGAACATGTCCCAAATAAATCAAATCTAGAGAAACCTAAACAAAATCCAACTATCCAAACTAGCAAGCAAAAAGAAGCTACTTCTGCCAAAGTAACCATGCAAAACCCTTCACTATCCCAACCTAGCAAGAAAAAAGAATCTATCTTTTCCAAAGCAACTATGCAAGATCCTACACAATCCCATTCTAGTAAGGAGGAGGAGCCTTCCATTGCAAGTACAGGAAAAAATGCTCCAGTGACTCAG ATTGCAATTCGATTTCCTAATGGTGAAAGGAGGGAGCAGAGCTTCTCATCAACAGACAAGATTCAAGCAATTTTTAGACACATCGATTCACTAGGGTTGCCTGGAGTTGAGAATTACAGATTGATCTCAAATTTTCCAAGGAAAGTCTATGGTGTGGATCAAATGGGAGTGACACTCAAAGATGCAGGCCTTCATCCTAAAGCAAGCCTCTTCCTGGAGCTTCTTTGA